A portion of the Bactrocera neohumeralis isolate Rockhampton chromosome 2, APGP_CSIRO_Bneo_wtdbg2-racon-allhic-juicebox.fasta_v2, whole genome shotgun sequence genome contains these proteins:
- the LOC126751787 gene encoding uncharacterized protein LOC126751787, translated as MKNPLWFIFWLLVLLLFAFFVAFFASFFYILFYMFEACCGCWNGINNFLLKCVQFPHYCAEAMLECRSPC; from the exons ATGAAGAACCCGCTCTGGTTTATTTTCTGGCTATTAGTTTTACttcttttcgcattttttgtgGCTTTCTTCGCATCATTCTTTTACATATTGTTCTATATGTTTGAGGCATGCTGTGGATGCTGGAAT gGCATAAACAATTTTCTTCTGAAATGCGTACAATTTCCACATTATTGCGCCGAAGCCATGCTTGAATGCAGATCTCCATGCTAA